Proteins encoded within one genomic window of Brassica rapa cultivar Chiifu-401-42 chromosome A09, CAAS_Brap_v3.01, whole genome shotgun sequence:
- the LOC103840003 gene encoding protein yae1 isoform X2 — translation MEPSEDDKSNFAKELYGEGLQLSKPGNDDHNLEGLDGSFFGSSNDEPSEAYSMNKEAEKICEKFHTVGYRDGISAGQEAKAQEGYNVGYMESVLAGYKFGIVRGVSSAIAFLPDELREKLIDEQENKDKFHKLHDSVHALSTEAAMKVFYGTLTTKQVDDKSGEEGSDSSLASVTSTTDLASYVSELSSLLDKSPKIEVRLDTYTKRSMEKKA, via the exons ATGGAGCCGTCTGAAG ATGACAAGTCTAATTTCGCCAAAGAGCTTTACGGAGAAGGTTTGCAGCTTTCGAAACCTG GTAATGACGATCACAATCTTGAGGGTTTAGACGGATCCTTCTTTGGAAGTTCAAATGATGAACCAAGTGAAGCTTACTCAATGAACAAGGAGGCGGAGAAGATATGTGAGAAATTTCACACG GTTGGATACCGTGATGGGATTAGTGCTGGGCAAGAAGCTAAAGCGCAGGAAGGTTATAACGTTGGATACATGGAATCAGTCCTTGCTGGCTACAAGTTTGGTATTGTTAGAGGTGTTTCCAG TGCGATAGCTTTCCTCCCAGATGAGCTCAGAGAAAAGCTGATCGATGAACAAGAAAATAAAGACAAGTTTCATAAATTACACGATTCTGTGCATGCTCTCTCAACTGAAGCTGCAATGAAAGTGTTTTATGGCACTCTGACTACAAAGCAGGTGGATGACAAGAGTGGAGAAGAAGGGTCTGACTCTAGTCTTGCTTCTGTTACTTCCACAACTGACTTGGCAAGCTATGTAAGTGAGCTAAGCTCTCTTCTTGACAAATCTCCTAAGATTGAAGTTAGATTGGACACATATACCAAGAGAAGCATGGAGAAGAAGGCTTGA
- the LOC103840003 gene encoding protein yae1 isoform X1: protein MCFVCYDYTDDKSNFAKELYGEGLQLSKPGNDDHNLEGLDGSFFGSSNDEPSEAYSMNKEAEKICEKFHTVGYRDGISAGQEAKAQEGYNVGYMESVLAGYKFGIVRGVSSAIAFLPDELREKLIDEQENKDKFHKLHDSVHALSTEAAMKVFYGTLTTKQVDDKSGEEGSDSSLASVTSTTDLASYVSELSSLLDKSPKIEVRLDTYTKRSMEKKA from the exons ATGTGTTTTGTTTGTTACGATTACACAGATGACAAGTCTAATTTCGCCAAAGAGCTTTACGGAGAAGGTTTGCAGCTTTCGAAACCTG GTAATGACGATCACAATCTTGAGGGTTTAGACGGATCCTTCTTTGGAAGTTCAAATGATGAACCAAGTGAAGCTTACTCAATGAACAAGGAGGCGGAGAAGATATGTGAGAAATTTCACACG GTTGGATACCGTGATGGGATTAGTGCTGGGCAAGAAGCTAAAGCGCAGGAAGGTTATAACGTTGGATACATGGAATCAGTCCTTGCTGGCTACAAGTTTGGTATTGTTAGAGGTGTTTCCAG TGCGATAGCTTTCCTCCCAGATGAGCTCAGAGAAAAGCTGATCGATGAACAAGAAAATAAAGACAAGTTTCATAAATTACACGATTCTGTGCATGCTCTCTCAACTGAAGCTGCAATGAAAGTGTTTTATGGCACTCTGACTACAAAGCAGGTGGATGACAAGAGTGGAGAAGAAGGGTCTGACTCTAGTCTTGCTTCTGTTACTTCCACAACTGACTTGGCAAGCTATGTAAGTGAGCTAAGCTCTCTTCTTGACAAATCTCCTAAGATTGAAGTTAGATTGGACACATATACCAAGAGAAGCATGGAGAAGAAGGCTTGA